From the genome of Prunus persica cultivar Lovell chromosome G8, Prunus_persica_NCBIv2, whole genome shotgun sequence:
ATGCATGAGCATGCAACAGATTTTACTGCATTTGGGCAAAAGTATTAGATACAGATTACAGAATATAGATATCAAGAGAAATTATATGGAAAATTTTGACTGAAATAAACTAAATTGCAAACCTTTCTgatcaatttcttcttttgagaAGATTTCTGGTTTCTTTTCTAGCTCTGTGGCACTGCTGCTTGTTGTGTTGAgaagttttctcttcctgACTTGGTAGACATAGAGAATGACCAACCCAAGGATGGCTATTCCGGCCAAGTCTCCGACAGCAATGGCGGCGATGGTGCTGGGTTTGAGGCCACTCTGTGGCTGGTTCTGAGTACCATTTGGTCCACCAGGTGTGTTTGATACTGGGGTTGTGTCAAATGTTCTTGGAATGGCTGCAATggctggagaagaagaagtggTGTTGGGTGGTGTGGAGAGAGTAGAAGGAATTGCACAAAGGCTCTTCAATGGTTTGCCACAAAGTTCACTGTTTCCTGCAAACAGCTCTGTTTTCTGGTTGAGCAGAGCTTGTGAGTCTGGAATTGGTCCACTCAAATTGTTGAAGGAGAGATCAATGGTCGAGTTCTCTGAAACCCTCTTTACAAAATCAACTGGTATTTTTCCTGAGATTTTGTTGTAGGAGAGGTTCAAATAGCGCAAGTTGTCTCCACCAAAATCCAAAGGTAGAGTCCCATTGAGCAGATTTGAAGACAGATCTAAAACCTCAACTGAATTGAACCCAGTTGGGAGATTACCCGAAAAGTAATTACTTCTCAGAGAGACAACAGTGAGGTTTTGCAAAGAAGTGAGATTTTCAGGGACTTTGCCAGCCAAAGCATTATCAGAAACATTGAGAAACTGGAGGCTTTTGAGACCTGAAACCAACTCATCAGGCAAGTCACCAGAGATGACAttgttagagagagaaagcacCTGAAGCTCTGAGGCATTGAAGAGGGTCAAAGGCAGGGACCCATTGAAGAAATTGTTGGAAAGATCAAGGCTGTGAAGGTGTTCGATCGAACCCAATTCTGATGCAATCGAACCCAGAAGCTGGCTGTTGGGGAGGACCAAGCTGGTGACTCTGAACATGTCTGGTGTTCCTGGGTTTCCCATTTGTGTGCATGTCACTCCATTCCAAGAGCATGGCGTTTCATCATTGTAGTTCCAGCTTTCAAGGACAGAGAGAGGGTCGCTGAGGATTGAGTATTTGAACGAAAGCAAGAGAACCCCATCTGAGTTTAGAGCCAAAGCTGAGCTAAGTAGCAGAACAAAAATGGAAGTGACCCTCCAACAGAACTGGAGTTTTTGGGCGCTGGAGCTCATGATTGCTTGAACTTGTTGCTGACGCTGAGCATGTTGGGGTTTACAAGTTCATGGTAGAAAAAGAGTCTCTGTCTGTGCCtctgagagagagggagatggTGACCAACTAcagtttgttgttttggtcaCCAAACCAAATCTAAAGCTGAAGCAAACTTGGTTTAAGTTTGCTAAAAGGAACTAGGAAGAGatcaaaaaggcaaagtttTGGTATGTGAATAATAAAGTTGGTGTGAATTCAgtagagagggagggagggagggagagcaAAAGAGATGGTGTAAAATATTTGCAGTTGATGAAAATGAATGGAACTTAACCCAACAAGGGAATGACAATAAAATTATGGCTCTGGTAGGTACTGGCTATCTTCTGCAAACTCTCAGTAAGACTTTATGTAAACTCTGGTGTTTCTTTGGACATAATTGGAAATGGAAAAGCTGTGAGGAATCTTGTTTCTGATATTGGACATAGGACAACCAAGTGAGTTGGAGCCCATAACGTGTTCTTCAGAGAAGGGGTTAAAATCTGCCGTCCTGTTTGAGGCTTCACATGGAAATTTGATCCATTTGTACTGGCTTCCACTTTTTTTTAACTGTGGGAACACTGGTTTTGggaggattttatttttcttttcttgaccctttcttttttgtctgcttctcttctttttcagttCGCAGTATTGACTACTCcttacatatgtatttttttataaagcaaaaaaaataaacttattgCATATAtgaaaacatatattttttgctAATTGCATAGTTTCAGTTGAGCTCCTTTTAGTCAttgggttttctctttttctttttctctatttttctggttttttatTCGTGCAGTTTCCAGTATGACTTGCCAAAGATCCTTCAATAAAGCTTCTTGCACAATTTAATGCAGAGTGCACAAATCTTACACTTGATCATTATTAGATTTAATTTATGCAATGTTATGATTATTGTAAGATAATACTTTATAGTAAGATATGACATGCAATTTGATGTGTAGATATATACAGATGCAATTTGATGACAGATGACAGACAGATCTGTACTATTGAGGACGAGTGTAAACGgacaagagagaaattttgtTTCGCCAAAGTTCGGAAGGGGAGGAGAAAAGTTCACACACAAAGGTACGGTCGAGATTTGAACTTAGGACTATTTGGGAGCACACTACGATCTGGGCcaatccaactaacacccCATTCCAATCGTAACAAGaagcaat
Proteins encoded in this window:
- the LOC18768026 gene encoding receptor protein kinase-like protein At4g34220, coding for MSSSAQKLQFCWRVTSIFVLLLSSALALNSDGVLLLSFKYSILSDPLSVLESWNYNDETPCSWNGVTCTQMGNPGTPDMFRVTSLVLPNSQLLGSIASELGSIEHLHSLDLSNNFFNGSLPLTLFNASELQVLSLSNNVISGDLPDELVSGLKSLQFLNVSDNALAGKVPENLTSLQNLTVVSLRSNYFSGNLPTGFNSVEVLDLSSNLLNGTLPLDFGGDNLRYLNLSYNKISGKIPVDFVKRVSENSTIDLSFNNLSGPIPDSQALLNQKTELFAGNSELCGKPLKSLCAIPSTLSTPPNTTSSSPAIAAIPRTFDTTPVSNTPGGPNGTQNQPQSGLKPSTIAAIAVGDLAGIAILGLVILYVYQVRKRKLLNTTSSSATELEKKPEIFSKEEIDQKVKSVACSCMTIKGEETSTSSDSDQDDKNGQVGGGVQSQKGEQSQKGGVLVTIDGDQAELELETLLKASAYVLGASGPSIVYKAVLEDKTELAVRRIGESGVVKMRDFESQVRAIAKLKHPNLVRVRGFYWGDDEKLVIYDYVSNGSLASTTNRRAGSSPCHLPLETRLKIASGVARGLAYIHEKKHVHGNIKPSNILLNSDMEPIISDFGLDKLVLGNLGSHKASGSSRGYFDSLKSTATREGMHDVLPIGGSPAAAMSSSGGASSPYQAPECLKNLKPNPKWDVYSFGIVLLELLTGRILSERELGAQWTPGSLTEEKIRALIMVDVAIRTEVDCREDALLACLKLGFNCASFAPQKRPTMKEALQILDKSTSPPSTSSN